A region from the Hylaeus volcanicus isolate JK05 chromosome 6, UHH_iyHylVolc1.0_haploid, whole genome shotgun sequence genome encodes:
- the LOC128878868 gene encoding nuclear receptor subfamily 4 group A member 2 isoform X2, which translates to MRVPKAELFGLLDGALTSEDVRKASSSPTTSHTGQLHSPNGDSDNSNGSQRAVAVTRNDVEQQQHPHRQRQQRPATATVPVLSCTNHSSTTTTTTAFTVASSMLLLQTQSPFGCSTLADLLSASYSDPADAGSLPEELDPFPELQLGNPQGVPTADESAQSQQAVHHQQPPQPPPSAAPLPEDVQADSLSSTPLPSFQETYTAPRYTRQELQVLGIKMDEDCYDNPVYPCGTGHYPTEFSPTMPYHDHQQQPQQQPHHHHHHHPHQQQQPPPQPQHHHHHHQGYFATETAPTPTTAVPSPLNHRQDSPYGAAVSVPMVYGPPPAITGGATPVAPTDLCPNVDNVVVRTSRARRASLPTQRLESVSSSTESLKARGGSGTGSSVSSPSSGSGASNERAPPSPSQLCAVCGDTAACQHYGVRTCEGCKGFFKRTVQKASKYVCLAEKACPVDKRRRNRCQFCRFQKCLMVGMVKEVVRTDSLKGRRGRLPSKPKSPQESPPSPPVSLITALVRAHLDTTPDQASLDYSQYRQPRPGDLPITEAEKTQQFYNLLTTSIDVIRNFADKIPGFTDLLREDQELLFQSASLELFVLRLAYRTKPEDTKLTFCNGVVLALEQCQRSFGDWLHSILEFCKALHVLDVDISAFACLCALTLITERYGLKEPHRMEQLQMKIISSLRDHVTYNAEAQRKAHYLSRLLGKLPELRSLSVQGLQRIFYLKLEDLVPAPPLIETMFVGSLPF; encoded by the exons GGCAGCTACACTCACCGAACGGAGACAGCGATAACAGCAACGGTAGCCAGCGTGCGGTAGCTGTTACACGTAACGACGTAGAACAGCAGCAACACCCGCACCGCCAGCGGCAGCAACGGCCAGCGACAGCTACCGTTCCAGTTCTTTCTTGCACAAATCATTCTTCTACGACCACGACAACCACCGCCTTTACGGTAGCGTCAAGTATGCTTCTTCTACAGACACAG AGCCCTTTCGGATGTAGCACGCTAGCAGATTTATTGAGCGCGTCGTACTCGGATCCTGCGGATGCGGGAAGCTTACCCGAGGAATTGGACCCGTTTCCGGAACTGCAGCTCGGCAATCCTCAAGGTGTCCCAACCGCCGACGAGTCGGCACAGTCCCAGCAAGCCGTGCATCACCAACAACCGCCACAACCGCCTCCATCTGCAGCTCCTCTTCCCGAAGACGTCCAAGCTGATTCGCTTAG CTCAACACCCTTGCCGAGCTTCCAAGAGACCTACACAGCTCCCCGGTATACTAGACAGGAACTTCAAGTCCTCGGCATTAAGATGGACGAGGACTGTTACGACAACCCGGTGTATCCATGCGGCACGGGTCACTATCCCACCGAGTTCTCGCCCACGATGCCCTACCACGATCACCAGCAACAGCCTCAGCAGCAGCCGcaccatcatcatcatcatcacccCCACCAGCAACAGCAACCACCTCCCCAGCCGCAACACCACCACCATCATCACCAGGGTTACTTTGCCACGGAGACGGCGCCCACGCCGACAACGGCGGTTCCGTCTCCGTTGAATCATCGGCAGGATTCGCCATACGGTGCAGCTGTAAGCGTCCCCATGGTCTACGGACCACCACCGGCCATAACTGGCGGTGCTACCCCCGTGGCACCTACAGATCTCTGCCCCAACGTCGACAACGTCGTCGTCAGGACGTCACGAGCGCGACGAGCGTCTTTGCCCACGCAAAGGTTAGAGTCCGTCAG TAGCAGCACAGAATCCCTAAAAGCACGTGGCGGCAGTGGGACCGGAAGTTCAGTGAGCTCTCCCTCGTCCGGAAGCGGAGCAAGCAATGAGCGAGCGCCTCCTAGCCCGAGTCAACTGTGCGCTGTTTGCGGGGACACGGCGGCGTGTCAACATTATGGTGTGCGTACGTGCGAAGGTTGCAAGGGCTTCTTTAAGAGGACCGTGCAGAAGGCCTCGAAGTACGTGTGCCTCGCCGAGAAAGCTTGCCCTGTTGACAAACGTCGACGGAATCGTTGCCAATTTTGTCGCTTCCAGAAGTGCCTGATGGTCGGCATGGTCAAGGAG GTGGTCAGGACAGACTCCTTGAAGGGCCGCAGGGGTAGGTTACCCTCGAAGCCGAAATCACCACAGGAGTCACCTCCTAGCCCACCAGTTTCCTTGATCACCGCTTTGGTGCGCGCACACTTGGACACCACGCCTGATCAGGCTAGCCTAGATTACTCGCAGTATAGGCAACCTAGACCAGGCGATCTACCGATCACCGAAGCGGAGAAAACGCAACAGTTCTACAATCTTCTCACCACCTCCATCGACGTGATTCGAAATTTCGCGGACAAAATACCTGGCTTCACGGACCTACTTCGGGAGGACCAG GAGTTACTTTTCCAATCGGCAAGTCTGGAACTCTTCGTTCTGCGGTTGGCGTACCGTACAAAACCAGAAGACACCAAGTTGACGTTTTGCAACGGCGTGGTCCTCGCGCTGGAGCAATGTCAACGCAGCTTCGGCGATTGGCTTCACAGCATTCTCGAGTTCTGCAAAGCTCTTCACGTTCTCGACGTAGACATTAGCGCTTTTGCCTGTCTCTGTGCTCTCACCCTCATTACtg AAAGGTACGGCCTGAAGGAGCCTCATCGCATGGAGCAGCTGCAAATGAAAATCATCTCGTCCCTACGCGACCACGTGACCTACAACGCCGAAGCGCAGAGGAAAGCGCACTACCTGTCCCGGCTGTTGGGAAAACTACCAGAACTGAGGAGTCTGTCGGTGCAGGGCCTCCAGCGTATCTTCTACCTGAAACTGGAGGACCTGGTGCCGGCGCCGCCGCTGATCGAGACGATGTTCGTCGGTAGTCTGCCGTTCTAA
- the LOC128878868 gene encoding nuclear receptor subfamily 4 group A member 2 isoform X1, which produces MRVPKAELFGLLDGALTSEDVRKASSSPTTSHTGQLHSPNGDSDNSNGSQRAVAVTRNDVEQQQHPHRQRQQRPATATVPVLSCTNHSSTTTTTTAFTVASSMLLLQTQSPFGCSTLADLLSASYSDPADAGSLPEELDPFPELQLGNPQGVPTADESAQSQQAVHHQQPPQPPPSAAPLPEDVQADSLSSTPLPSFQETYTAPRYTRQELQVLGIKMDEDCYDNPVYPCGTGHYPTEFSPTMPYHDHQQQPQQQPHHHHHHHPHQQQQPPPQPQHHHHHHQGYFATETAPTPTTAVPSPLNHRQDSPYGAAVSVPMVYGPPPAITGGATPVAPTDLCPNVDNVVVRTSRARRASLPTQRLESVSSSSTESLKARGGSGTGSSVSSPSSGSGASNERAPPSPSQLCAVCGDTAACQHYGVRTCEGCKGFFKRTVQKASKYVCLAEKACPVDKRRRNRCQFCRFQKCLMVGMVKEVVRTDSLKGRRGRLPSKPKSPQESPPSPPVSLITALVRAHLDTTPDQASLDYSQYRQPRPGDLPITEAEKTQQFYNLLTTSIDVIRNFADKIPGFTDLLREDQELLFQSASLELFVLRLAYRTKPEDTKLTFCNGVVLALEQCQRSFGDWLHSILEFCKALHVLDVDISAFACLCALTLITERYGLKEPHRMEQLQMKIISSLRDHVTYNAEAQRKAHYLSRLLGKLPELRSLSVQGLQRIFYLKLEDLVPAPPLIETMFVGSLPF; this is translated from the exons GGCAGCTACACTCACCGAACGGAGACAGCGATAACAGCAACGGTAGCCAGCGTGCGGTAGCTGTTACACGTAACGACGTAGAACAGCAGCAACACCCGCACCGCCAGCGGCAGCAACGGCCAGCGACAGCTACCGTTCCAGTTCTTTCTTGCACAAATCATTCTTCTACGACCACGACAACCACCGCCTTTACGGTAGCGTCAAGTATGCTTCTTCTACAGACACAG AGCCCTTTCGGATGTAGCACGCTAGCAGATTTATTGAGCGCGTCGTACTCGGATCCTGCGGATGCGGGAAGCTTACCCGAGGAATTGGACCCGTTTCCGGAACTGCAGCTCGGCAATCCTCAAGGTGTCCCAACCGCCGACGAGTCGGCACAGTCCCAGCAAGCCGTGCATCACCAACAACCGCCACAACCGCCTCCATCTGCAGCTCCTCTTCCCGAAGACGTCCAAGCTGATTCGCTTAG CTCAACACCCTTGCCGAGCTTCCAAGAGACCTACACAGCTCCCCGGTATACTAGACAGGAACTTCAAGTCCTCGGCATTAAGATGGACGAGGACTGTTACGACAACCCGGTGTATCCATGCGGCACGGGTCACTATCCCACCGAGTTCTCGCCCACGATGCCCTACCACGATCACCAGCAACAGCCTCAGCAGCAGCCGcaccatcatcatcatcatcacccCCACCAGCAACAGCAACCACCTCCCCAGCCGCAACACCACCACCATCATCACCAGGGTTACTTTGCCACGGAGACGGCGCCCACGCCGACAACGGCGGTTCCGTCTCCGTTGAATCATCGGCAGGATTCGCCATACGGTGCAGCTGTAAGCGTCCCCATGGTCTACGGACCACCACCGGCCATAACTGGCGGTGCTACCCCCGTGGCACCTACAGATCTCTGCCCCAACGTCGACAACGTCGTCGTCAGGACGTCACGAGCGCGACGAGCGTCTTTGCCCACGCAAAGGTTAGAGTCCGTCAG TAGTAGCAGCACAGAATCCCTAAAAGCACGTGGCGGCAGTGGGACCGGAAGTTCAGTGAGCTCTCCCTCGTCCGGAAGCGGAGCAAGCAATGAGCGAGCGCCTCCTAGCCCGAGTCAACTGTGCGCTGTTTGCGGGGACACGGCGGCGTGTCAACATTATGGTGTGCGTACGTGCGAAGGTTGCAAGGGCTTCTTTAAGAGGACCGTGCAGAAGGCCTCGAAGTACGTGTGCCTCGCCGAGAAAGCTTGCCCTGTTGACAAACGTCGACGGAATCGTTGCCAATTTTGTCGCTTCCAGAAGTGCCTGATGGTCGGCATGGTCAAGGAG GTGGTCAGGACAGACTCCTTGAAGGGCCGCAGGGGTAGGTTACCCTCGAAGCCGAAATCACCACAGGAGTCACCTCCTAGCCCACCAGTTTCCTTGATCACCGCTTTGGTGCGCGCACACTTGGACACCACGCCTGATCAGGCTAGCCTAGATTACTCGCAGTATAGGCAACCTAGACCAGGCGATCTACCGATCACCGAAGCGGAGAAAACGCAACAGTTCTACAATCTTCTCACCACCTCCATCGACGTGATTCGAAATTTCGCGGACAAAATACCTGGCTTCACGGACCTACTTCGGGAGGACCAG GAGTTACTTTTCCAATCGGCAAGTCTGGAACTCTTCGTTCTGCGGTTGGCGTACCGTACAAAACCAGAAGACACCAAGTTGACGTTTTGCAACGGCGTGGTCCTCGCGCTGGAGCAATGTCAACGCAGCTTCGGCGATTGGCTTCACAGCATTCTCGAGTTCTGCAAAGCTCTTCACGTTCTCGACGTAGACATTAGCGCTTTTGCCTGTCTCTGTGCTCTCACCCTCATTACtg AAAGGTACGGCCTGAAGGAGCCTCATCGCATGGAGCAGCTGCAAATGAAAATCATCTCGTCCCTACGCGACCACGTGACCTACAACGCCGAAGCGCAGAGGAAAGCGCACTACCTGTCCCGGCTGTTGGGAAAACTACCAGAACTGAGGAGTCTGTCGGTGCAGGGCCTCCAGCGTATCTTCTACCTGAAACTGGAGGACCTGGTGCCGGCGCCGCCGCTGATCGAGACGATGTTCGTCGGTAGTCTGCCGTTCTAA
- the LOC128878868 gene encoding probable nuclear hormone receptor HR38 isoform X3 has translation MLLLQTQSPFGCSTLADLLSASYSDPADAGSLPEELDPFPELQLGNPQGVPTADESAQSQQAVHHQQPPQPPPSAAPLPEDVQADSLSSTPLPSFQETYTAPRYTRQELQVLGIKMDEDCYDNPVYPCGTGHYPTEFSPTMPYHDHQQQPQQQPHHHHHHHPHQQQQPPPQPQHHHHHHQGYFATETAPTPTTAVPSPLNHRQDSPYGAAVSVPMVYGPPPAITGGATPVAPTDLCPNVDNVVVRTSRARRASLPTQRLESVSSSSTESLKARGGSGTGSSVSSPSSGSGASNERAPPSPSQLCAVCGDTAACQHYGVRTCEGCKGFFKRTVQKASKYVCLAEKACPVDKRRRNRCQFCRFQKCLMVGMVKEVVRTDSLKGRRGRLPSKPKSPQESPPSPPVSLITALVRAHLDTTPDQASLDYSQYRQPRPGDLPITEAEKTQQFYNLLTTSIDVIRNFADKIPGFTDLLREDQELLFQSASLELFVLRLAYRTKPEDTKLTFCNGVVLALEQCQRSFGDWLHSILEFCKALHVLDVDISAFACLCALTLITERYGLKEPHRMEQLQMKIISSLRDHVTYNAEAQRKAHYLSRLLGKLPELRSLSVQGLQRIFYLKLEDLVPAPPLIETMFVGSLPF, from the exons ATGCTTCTTCTACAGACACAG AGCCCTTTCGGATGTAGCACGCTAGCAGATTTATTGAGCGCGTCGTACTCGGATCCTGCGGATGCGGGAAGCTTACCCGAGGAATTGGACCCGTTTCCGGAACTGCAGCTCGGCAATCCTCAAGGTGTCCCAACCGCCGACGAGTCGGCACAGTCCCAGCAAGCCGTGCATCACCAACAACCGCCACAACCGCCTCCATCTGCAGCTCCTCTTCCCGAAGACGTCCAAGCTGATTCGCTTAG CTCAACACCCTTGCCGAGCTTCCAAGAGACCTACACAGCTCCCCGGTATACTAGACAGGAACTTCAAGTCCTCGGCATTAAGATGGACGAGGACTGTTACGACAACCCGGTGTATCCATGCGGCACGGGTCACTATCCCACCGAGTTCTCGCCCACGATGCCCTACCACGATCACCAGCAACAGCCTCAGCAGCAGCCGcaccatcatcatcatcatcacccCCACCAGCAACAGCAACCACCTCCCCAGCCGCAACACCACCACCATCATCACCAGGGTTACTTTGCCACGGAGACGGCGCCCACGCCGACAACGGCGGTTCCGTCTCCGTTGAATCATCGGCAGGATTCGCCATACGGTGCAGCTGTAAGCGTCCCCATGGTCTACGGACCACCACCGGCCATAACTGGCGGTGCTACCCCCGTGGCACCTACAGATCTCTGCCCCAACGTCGACAACGTCGTCGTCAGGACGTCACGAGCGCGACGAGCGTCTTTGCCCACGCAAAGGTTAGAGTCCGTCAG TAGTAGCAGCACAGAATCCCTAAAAGCACGTGGCGGCAGTGGGACCGGAAGTTCAGTGAGCTCTCCCTCGTCCGGAAGCGGAGCAAGCAATGAGCGAGCGCCTCCTAGCCCGAGTCAACTGTGCGCTGTTTGCGGGGACACGGCGGCGTGTCAACATTATGGTGTGCGTACGTGCGAAGGTTGCAAGGGCTTCTTTAAGAGGACCGTGCAGAAGGCCTCGAAGTACGTGTGCCTCGCCGAGAAAGCTTGCCCTGTTGACAAACGTCGACGGAATCGTTGCCAATTTTGTCGCTTCCAGAAGTGCCTGATGGTCGGCATGGTCAAGGAG GTGGTCAGGACAGACTCCTTGAAGGGCCGCAGGGGTAGGTTACCCTCGAAGCCGAAATCACCACAGGAGTCACCTCCTAGCCCACCAGTTTCCTTGATCACCGCTTTGGTGCGCGCACACTTGGACACCACGCCTGATCAGGCTAGCCTAGATTACTCGCAGTATAGGCAACCTAGACCAGGCGATCTACCGATCACCGAAGCGGAGAAAACGCAACAGTTCTACAATCTTCTCACCACCTCCATCGACGTGATTCGAAATTTCGCGGACAAAATACCTGGCTTCACGGACCTACTTCGGGAGGACCAG GAGTTACTTTTCCAATCGGCAAGTCTGGAACTCTTCGTTCTGCGGTTGGCGTACCGTACAAAACCAGAAGACACCAAGTTGACGTTTTGCAACGGCGTGGTCCTCGCGCTGGAGCAATGTCAACGCAGCTTCGGCGATTGGCTTCACAGCATTCTCGAGTTCTGCAAAGCTCTTCACGTTCTCGACGTAGACATTAGCGCTTTTGCCTGTCTCTGTGCTCTCACCCTCATTACtg AAAGGTACGGCCTGAAGGAGCCTCATCGCATGGAGCAGCTGCAAATGAAAATCATCTCGTCCCTACGCGACCACGTGACCTACAACGCCGAAGCGCAGAGGAAAGCGCACTACCTGTCCCGGCTGTTGGGAAAACTACCAGAACTGAGGAGTCTGTCGGTGCAGGGCCTCCAGCGTATCTTCTACCTGAAACTGGAGGACCTGGTGCCGGCGCCGCCGCTGATCGAGACGATGTTCGTCGGTAGTCTGCCGTTCTAA